One part of the Vitis riparia cultivar Riparia Gloire de Montpellier isolate 1030 chromosome 15, EGFV_Vit.rip_1.0, whole genome shotgun sequence genome encodes these proteins:
- the LOC117932133 gene encoding mediator of RNA polymerase II transcription subunit 12 isoform X1 yields the protein MQRYHAPNCNSAVNSNAIGGPSARDSARADSSSLSANFSLNSRRQSQLTPYKLKCDKESLNSRLGPPDFHPQTSTCPEETLTQEYVQHGYRETVVGLEDAREISLTQIQAFSKPTVLKCKEAIRKRLRAINESRAQKRKQAGQVYGVPLSGSLLTKPCVFPEQRPCGEDFRKKWIEGLSQHHKRLRSLADHVPHGFRKKNLFEVLIRNNVPLLRATWFIKVTYLNQVRPASASISSGSPDKIQLSRTELWTKDVIDYLQGLLEEFFSRNNSHSTQHSRDKSQQILYAGSIQHKSDPVSGLDSEEPSLHFKWWYVVRILQWHHAEGLILPSLIIDWALRQLQDKELLEILQLLLPIIYGVIETVVLSQTYVRTLVGVAVRFIREPSPGGSDLVDNSRRAYTSSALVEMLRFLILAVPDTFVALDCFPLPPCVVSHVANDGSFLTKVSEDTIKIKNRPAEVPTVLRDKVLDGQYPSLSFDHIVSSIQKRADNLAKAASPGYPCHSEAKAVQALDKALVDGDVRGAYKFLFDDHCDGAVNEGWIAEVSPCLRSSLKWIGTVSSSLVCSVFFLCEWATCDFRDFRTAPPHDTKFTGRKDFSQVYIAIRLLKLKLRDIQNPGCCKNNSTAGINTLAKGSSQPNNNSGRISVVNAYENKNNLKNMDRASIDSLDIFQSPGPLHDIIVCWIDQHEAHKGEGFKRLQLLIMELARSGIFYPQAYVRQLIVSGIMDRNGPIVDLDRRKRHYRILKQLPGSYMRDALEGAQVTEVGLLSDAILIYSNERRLVLQGLLWDQYKSKNIASISSRRPKHLPVSARDGASPASVDQWRTLQSASSMLSGKTAKSNADIEELKAAISGLLQLPNSSTTSADTGLDESQGSVKKSVGSNCNKMDLVEGTPGCEECRRAKRQKLSEDRSSYQGHSPNPSDDEDTWWVRKGPKSSESFKIDPPLKAAKQTSRGRQKIVRKTQSLAQLAAARIEGSQGASTSHICDNRISCPHHRTGMEGEAPKSIDEVKATHCSDIVSIGKALKQLRFMEKRTITMWLATVVRQFVEENEKTVAKGGQFSRPFSVDDRSSLRWKFGEEELSSTLYLMDVCNDLVSAAKFLLWLLPKVLSNPSSTIHGGRNIMMLPRNVESHACEVGEAYLLSSIRRYENILVATDLIPETLSATVLRAAAVMASNGRVSGSLALVYARYLLKKYGNVCSVIEWERHFKLTGDKRLISELESGRSLEGEFGFPLGVPAGVEDLDEFFHQKISHTRVSRVGLSMKDIVQRNVDDALHYLFGKERKLFAPATPKAPAIEKWDDGYQIAQQIVIQLMECIRQTGGAAQEGDPSLVSSAVSAIVCNVGPSMAKLPDFSAGNNYLNFPSTTSSLNFARRILRIHITCLCLLKEALGERQSRVFEIALAAEASSALATAFAPVKAPRSQFQLSPEAHDSNASMSNEILNNSAKLGRATKILAAVSALVIGAVIHGVISLERMVTVFRLKEGLDVIQFIRNTRSNSNGNPRSLGAFKVDNSVEVCVHWFRLLIGNCKTVCDGLVVDLMGEPSIVALSRMQRTLPLNLVFPPAYSIFSFVVWRPFILNANITNREDIHQLYQSLTLAISDAIKHLPFRDVCMRDTHGFYDLVAADASDSEFAAMLELNGPDLHLRAMAFVPLRARLFLNAIIDCKMPNTSLTQDDVSWVSGHAESKVPYAENETKLLDKLVHILDTLQPAKFHWQWVELRLLLNEQALVEKVDNHDVTLAEAIHSMSPNPEKAVASENENNFILIILTRLLVRPYAAALFSEVVHLFGRSLEDSTLLQAKWFLVGQDVLFGRKSIRQRLINIAESKGLSTKVQFWKPWGWSYSSLDPVATKGDKKKFEVTSLEEGEVVEEGTDSKRYGKGSTQMSDFEGFNVSQQHATERALVELVLPCIDQSSDDSRNAFASDLIKQMHTIEQQINTVTRGTTKQAGTVLSGVEGPANKGNNRKGMRGGSPGLARRPTGVADSAPPSPAALRASMALRLQFLLRLLPIICAEGEQSRNMRQSLASVILRLLGSRVVHEDADLSLYSTQSPPSKREAESLMEASTAASLDLSGESLFDRLLLVLHGLLSSCRPSWLKSKSASKSTTESIKEFSGFDREAAENLQNDLDCMQLPDTIRWRIQAAMPILVPSGRCSISCQPPSVSSAAVASLQPSLSFPAFHPGNTNQSQRNSSSLVRPGKLKNMPLQQDHDIEIDPWTLLEDGAGAGPSSGNTAVIGSGDHANLRASSWLRGTVRVRRTDLTYIGAVDDDS from the exons ATGCAAAGGTATCATGCACCCAACTGCAATAGTGCAGTCAATAGCAATGCAATTGGTGGGCCATCAGCTAGGGATAGTGCTCGAGCTGATTCGTCTTCATTGTCAGCTAACTTCTCCCTGAATTCAAG GCGACAATCTCAGCTAACACCATACAAGTTGAAGTGTGATAAAGAATCTCTGAATTCCAG ACTTGGGCCACCTGATTTTCACCCCCAAACTTCAACTTGCCCAGAGGAGACTCTCACCCAGGAATATGTTCAGCATGGATACAGGGAGACTGTTGTGGGACTCGAG GATGCCAGAGAGATCTCACTCACTCAGATTCAAGCTTTCAGTAAGCCTACAGTTCTAAAATGCAAAGAG GCAATCAGAAAGCGGCTTAGGGCCATCAATGAATCTCGGGCTCAAAAGCGCAAG caGGCAGGTCAAGTTTATGGAGTGCCTCTTTCAGGCTCACTCTTGACTAAGCCTTGTGTTTTTCCTGAGCAAAGGCCTTGTGGTGAAGACTTCCGAAAGAAATGGATTGAG GGTTTATCCCAACATCACAAACGATTGCGTTCTTTGGCCGATCATGTTCCTCATGGTTTCAGGAAGAAAAACCTTTTTGAAGTTCTTATCAGGAATAATGTTCCATTACTGAGAGCAACTTGGTTTATTAAAGTAACTTATCTTAACCAG GTTCGCCCTGCCTCTGCCAGTATTTCTTCTGGCTCACCTGACAAGATTCAGTTGTCTCGCACTGAGCTCTGGACAAAAGATGTTATTGATTACTTGCAGGGCCTCCTGGAGGAATTTTTCTCAAGAAATAATTCTCATTCCACTCAACACAGCAGGGATAAATCACAACAAATCCTTTATGCTGGGTCAATACAGCACAAGAGTGACCCTGTATCAGGTCTTGATAGTGAGGAGCCTTCCCTACATTTTAAGTGGTGGTATGTGGTGCGGATCTTGCAATGGCACCATGCTGAAGGCCTGATTCTTCCTTCGCTCATCATTGATTGGGCTCTTCGTCAACTACAG GACAAAGAATTGCTTGAGATCTTGCAGCTGCTATTGCCTATCATATATGGTGTTATAGAAACTGTTGTTCTATCTCAGACGTATGTACGCACTCTTGTGGGAGTAGCTGTTCGTTTTATCAGGGAACCTTCTCCAGGTGGTTCTGATCTGGTTGATAATTCGAGGAGGGCATACACTTCCTCTGCTCTGGTTGAGATGCTTCGATTTTTGATACTGGCTGTGCCTGATACATTTGTCGCTTTGGATTGCTTTCCTTTGCCCCCCTGTGTCGTATCTCATGTTGCAAATGATGGGAGTTTCTTAACGAAGGTATCTGAGGAtacaataaagataaaaaatcgTCCTGCAGAGGTTCCTACTGTGCTTAGAGATAAAGTTCTTGATGGTCAGTACCCATCCTTGTCTTTTGATCACATTGTTTCATCCATTCAAAAACGTGCTGATAATCTTGCTAAAGCTGCAAGTCCAGGGTATCCATGTCATAGTGAGGCAAAAGCTGTCCAGGCCTTGGATAAGGCTCTTGTAGATGGAGATGTGAGAGGCGCATATAAATTTCTCTTTGATGATCATTGTGATGGTGCTGTTAATGAAGGCTGGATTGCAGAAGTCAGCCCATGCCTAAGATCTTCATTGAAGTGGATTGGAACTGTGAGCTCATCACTTGTTTGCTCTGTATTTTTCCTCTGTGAGTGGGCAACATGTGATTTCAGGGATTTTAGGACTGCTCCACCCCATGATACGAAGTTCACTGGGAGGAAAGATTTCTCTCAAGTTTATATTGCAATTCGGCTTTTGAAGCTAAAGTTGAGAGATATACAAAATCCAGGCTGTTGCAAGAATAACAGCACAGCTGGAATCAATACCCTTGCAAAAGGTTCCAGTCAGCCAAATAATAATTCTGGCAGAATTTCGGTGGTAAATgcatatgaaaacaaaaataacttgAAAAATATGGATAGGGCAAGCATAGATTCATTGGATATTTTCCAAAGCCCTGGTCCTTTACATGATATTATAGTTTGTTGGATTGATCAACATGAAGCACATAAAGGAGAAGGTTTTAAACGCCTTCAACTGCTCATTATGGAACTTGCACGGTCTGGCATTTTTTACCCTCAGGCGTATGTAAGGCAGCTTATAGTTAGTGGAATTATGGATAGGAATGGACCTATTGTTGATCTGGACAGGCGGAAGAGACACTATCGAATCTTGAAGCAGCTGCCTGGGTCTTATATGCGTGATGCTCTGGAGGGAGCACAAGTTACTGAAGTGGGATTACTTTCTGACGCCATTCTTATTTACTCAAATGAACGTCGCCTTGTGCTTCAGGGGCTTCTTTGGGATCAATATAAAAGTAAGAACATTGCAAGTATTTCATCTCGTAGACCAAAGCACCTGCCAGTCTCTGCTAGAGATGGTGCTTCCCCTGCTTCTGTTGATCAATGGAGGACTCTTCAGTCTGCATCTAGTATGTTATCTGGTAAAACTGCCAAAAGCAATGCTGACATTGAAGAATTGAAGGCTGCTATTTCGGGATTGTTGCAGCTTCCAAATTCTTCTACAACATCTGCAGATACTGGACTTGATGAATCTCAAGGGAGTGTTAAGAAGTCTGTTGGGTCAAATTGTAACAAAATGGATCTAGTAGAAGGAACACCTGGATGTGAAGAATGTAGAAGGGCAAAGAGACAAAAATTAAGTGAAGATCGGAGTTCATATCAAGGACATTCACCAAATCCATCAGATGACGAGGATACATGGTGGGTGAGGAAGGGGCCTAAATCCTCAGAGTCCTTCAAAATTGATCCACCTCTTAAAGCAGCCAAGCAGACCTCAAGGGGCAGACAAAAGATTGTCCGGAAAACTCAGAGCCTTGCTCAATTAGCAGCTGCTAGGATTGAGGGTAGCCAGGGAGCATCTACAAGCCACATATGTGATAACAGGATAAGCTGCCCTCACCACAGAACTGGTATGGAAGGAGAAGCTCCTAAGTCAATAGATGAGGTGAAAGCAACTCATTGCAGTGATATTGTTTCAATTGGAAAAGCTTTAAAGCAGTTGCGTTTTATGGAGAAACGGACCATCACAATGTGGTTGGCAACTGTAGTTAGGCAGTTTGTTGAAGAGAATGAAAAGACTGTTGCCAAGGGTGGCCAATTTAGTCGGCCTTTCTCTGTTGATGACAGGAGCTCTCTGCGATGGAAATTTGGTGAAGAAGAATTGTCTTCTACACTCTATTTGATGGATGTTTGTAATGATTTAGTTTCAGCAGCCaaatttcttctttggttgTTGCCCAAGGTTCTTAGTAACCCCAGTTCTACAATTCATGGAGGGAGGAACATTATGATGCTGCCTAGGAATGTGGAAAGCCATGCATGTGAAGTTGGGGAGGCATATCTGCTGTCTTCTATCCGAAG GTATGAGAATATACTTGTTGCAACAGATCTCATTCCTGAAACCTTATCTGCAACAGTGCTCCGTGCTGCTGCAGTTATGGCCTCAAATGGAAGGGTTTCAGGTTCATTAGCGTTGGTTTATGCTCGATACCTGTTGAAGAAATATGGTAATGTGTGTAGCGTCATTGAATGGGAGAGGCATTTCAAGTTAACAGGTGATAAGAGACTTATTTCTGAACTTGAATCTGGCCGGTCGCTGGAAGGGGAGTTTGGGTTTCCACTTGGAGTTCCAGCCGGCGTTGAGGATCTTGATGAATTTTTCCATCAAAAAATAAGTCACACTCGGGTATCCAGAGTGGGTTTGAGCATGAAAGATATAGTGCAAAGAAATGTTGATGATGCTCTTCACTATCTCTTTGGCAAAGAGAGAAAACTTTTTGCACCTGCTACACCCAAAGCTCCTGCCATCGAAAAATGGGATGATGGATATCAAATTGCTCAACAAATAGTTATTCAACTAATGGAGTGCATTAGGCAAACTGGTGGTGCTGCTCAAGAAGGGGACCCCTCTTTGGTGTCTTCTGCTGTTTCTGCAATTGTCTGTAATGTGGGGCCATCCATGGCAAAATTACCTGATTTCTCAGCGggtaataattatttgaattttccttCCACAACAAGTTCATTGAATTTTGCTCGGCGCATTTTACGCATTCATATTACTTGCCTATGCTTACTTAAGGAAGCTCTTGGAGAGAGACAAAGCCGTGTATTTGAGATAGCACTTGCAGCAGAAGCTTCGTCTGCTCTTGCTACAGCTTTTGCTCCTGTAAAGGCTCCTCGTAGTCAGTTTCAGTTGTCTCCTGAAGCTCATGATTCCAATGCATCCATGTCAAATGAAATTCTGAATAACTCTGCCAAACTCGGGAGAGCTACCAAAATTTTAGCTGCTGTGTCAGCACTTGTTATTGGGGCAGTTATTCATGGAGTCATTAGCTTGGAGAGGATGGTAACTGTCTTCAGGTTAAAGGAGGGCTTGGATGTTATTCAATTTATACGGAATACACGATCCAATTCGAATGGGAATCCCAGGTCACTTGGGGCTTTTAAGGTGGATAATTCAGTTGAAGTTTGTGTGCATTGGTTTAGGCTGCTGATTGGGAACTGCAAAACTGTTTGTGATGGATTAGTTGTGGATCTCATGGGTGAACCATCTATAGTAGCTCTATCAAGGATGCAACGAACACTCCCTCTTAATTTAGTCTTTCCGCCTGcatattcaatattttcatttgttgtaTGGAGGCCATTTATTCTTAATGCTAACATCACAAACCGTGAGGACATCCACCAATTGTATCAATCTTTAACATTGGCCATAAGCGATGCCATAAAGCATCTGCCTTTTCGGGATGTGTGTATGAGAGACACTCACGGTTTCTATGATCTTGTAGCTGCAGATGCCAGTGATTCTGAGTTTGCTGCCATGTTAGAGTTGAATGGTCCAGATCTGCATTTGAGAGCTATGGCCTTTGTTCCTCTACGTGCAAGGCTTTTCCTGAATGCCATCATTGATTGCAAAATGCCAAACACTTCATTGACACAGGATGATGTAAGTTGGGTTTCTGGACATGCTGAGTCGAAAGTTCCATATGCAGAAAATGAGACCAAGCTTCTGGATAAGCTAGTGCATATTTTGGATACCCTGCAACCTGCAAAATTTCATTGGCAATGGGTTGAGCTCAGGCTTCTGCTAAATGAACAAGCCCTTGTTGAAAAAGTCGACAACCATGATGTGACCTTAGCAGAGGCTATTCACTCTATGTCACCCAACCCTGAAAAAGCTGTGGCTTCTGAGAATGAGAACAACTTCATTCTGATCATTCTGACAAGGTTACTTGTACGGCCTTATGCCGCAGCCCTTTTCTCAGAGGTGGTGCACTTGTTTGGGAGGTCCCTGGAAGATTCAACGTTGTTGCAAGCTAAATGGTTTTTGGTAGGTCAAGATGTtctatttggaaggaaatcTATTAGACAACGGCTTATTAATATTGCTGAGAGTAAAGGTCTCTCCACTAAGGTCCAGTTTTGGAAGCCATGGGGCTGGTCTTATTCTAGTTTGGATCCAGTTGCCACCAAGGGAGATAAGAAGAAATTCGAAGTCACTTCCCTTGAAGAAGGGGAGGTTGTAGAAGAAGGTACAGACTCCAAAAGATATGGAAAAGGGTCTACCCAAATGTCTGATTTTGAAGGTTTCAATGTCAGCCAGCAGCATGCAACTGAGAGAGCTCTTGTTGAATTGGTTCTTCCTTGCATAGATCAAAGCTCTGATGATTCACGCAATGCCTTTGCAAGTGATTTGATCAAGCAGATGCATACTATTgaacaacaaataaatacagTTACTCGTGGGACAACTAAGCAGGCAGGAACTGTTCTTTCTGGAGTTGAAGGTCCTGCAAACAAAGGCAATAACAGGAAAGGTATGAGAGGTGGTAGTCCTGGTTTAGCTAGGCGACCAACTGGAGTAGCTGATTCTGCACCACCCTCCCCTGCAGCATTGCGAGCTTCCATGGCACTGCGGTTGCAGTTCCTCCTGAGATTGCTTCCTATCATTTGTGCAGAAGG GGAGCAATCACGGAACATGAGGCAAAGTCTTGCCTCAGTAATACTTCGTCTCCTTGGAAGTCGAGTTGTGCATGAGGATGCAGACCTCTCCCTTTATTCCACGCAGAGTCCTCCCTCAAAGAGGGAGGCAGAGTCACTGATGGAGGCTTCTACTGCTGCTTCTCTTGATTTATCTGGTGAAAGTCTCTTTGATCGGCTGTTGTTGGTTCTCCATGGTTTGTTGAGCAGTTGTCGGCCGAGTTGGCTGAAGTCAAAGTCTGCCTCAAAGTCAACCACTGAATCTATCAAGGAATTTTCTGGATTTGATCGTGAGGCAGCAGAGAATTTACAG AATGACTTGGATTGCATGCAATTGCCTGACACGATCCGCTGGCGTATCCAAGCTGCAATGCCAATTCTTGTCCCTTCTGGCCGGTGTTCCATCTCTTGCCAGCCACCATCTGTCTCCTCTGCGGCTGTTGCTTCACTTCAACCGAGCCTCTCATTTCCTGCATTCCACCCTGGAAATACAAACCAGTCTCAAAGGAATTCCAGTTCTTTGGTGCGACCTGGGAAACTAAAGAATATGCCGTTGCAGCAGGACCATGATATAGAAATTGATCCATGGACGCTATTGGAAGACGGGGCAGGGGCCGGACCATCTTCAGGTAACACTGCTGTGATTGGCAGTGGTGACCACGCTAATCTTAGGGCATCTAGCTGGCTTAGAGGGACTGTGAGAGTGCGGCGAACGGACCTCACATACATTGGTGCCGTGGATGATGACAGCTGA